The region GACGACGCCCTCGTGGGAAAGCCCGAGGTTTTCGGGGAGGAATATGGCGTAGGCGACTCCCTCTACTTCGAGTACTTCGTCCAGGCGGTAGACGACCCCTTCTTCCCCTTCGATGCGCAACTCTCCCCAGGCTTCGCGAAACATGGGATCCCCCCTTTAGGCGTGCGCGTCTCCGTCCGGCCGCCCTTCCTCCGCGGTCCCGCCCGACAAAGCTTCCGCACCGCGGGCGGGAGCATCCGCCTCGGACGCGTTTTGCGCATCGCCGTCAGGACCGTTTCCGGAAACTGCCGCAACGCCGAGCTTCCCGGAGGAAAAGGCATCGGCCAGCGCGTGAAGGAGTTCTTCGAGACGTGCGGCCGTGGCCTCGTACGCCTCGATCCCCTTCCCGGCCGGATCTTCGATGTCCCCGCCGAGATCGCGGCCGCTCACCTCGGATACCCATTCCGCAAACGTCCAGATCTTCTCCCGAGCTTCGGGAAACGCGGCGAGGAGGGCTTCGCGGTGCGCGGCGGTCATCGCGAGCACGACGTCCGCCCAGGCGACATCTTCTGGACGCAGCTGGGCAGCGCGGTGCGCGCTGAGGTCGATCCCCCGCCGCCGAAGGACCTCCACTGCCTCCGGCGAAGCGGGGATCCCTTCCCAAGTAAAGATCCCCCGAGACCGAGGTTCCACGCCGTATTCCGCAAGAAGGTGACGCGCAAGCGCTTCGGCCATCGGACTCCGACACGTGTTTCCCGTACACACGAAGAGGATCTTCACGACCCTCCGCCTCCTTCCCGCGGTTCCTCCGGCGAACCGTCGCACACCTCGGAGGCCGCCGCAAGCAGGCGTTCGCGCAAAGGTCGGAGGACTTCGCCGGGGGGGAGAAACGCGAAGGCGGCGGCGACTTCTGCCGCCTCCAACGCCCGCAAGACCGG is a window of Brockia lithotrophica DNA encoding:
- a CDS encoding low molecular weight protein arginine phosphatase, which codes for MKILFVCTGNTCRSPMAEALARHLLAEYGVEPRSRGIFTWEGIPASPEAVEVLRRRGIDLSAHRAAQLRPEDVAWADVVLAMTAAHREALLAAFPEAREKIWTFAEWVSEVSGRDLGGDIEDPAGKGIEAYEATAARLEELLHALADAFSSGKLGVAAVSGNGPDGDAQNASEADAPARGAEALSGGTAEEGRPDGDAHA
- a CDS encoding DUF1292 domain-containing protein translates to MFREAWGELRIEGEEGVVYRLDEVLEVEGVAYAIFLPENLGLSHEGVVFRIAETDAGYTFEPVEDPEEWQKVVDAYNEAEYRAAHGEEDSEDEDEA